One Candidatus Hydrogenedens sp. genomic window, TAGACACTGTTGAAATAGACAAGAAAAAGAAAGTAAAACAAAAAGTTTCTAAACAGAAACATGCTAAAAGTAAAGCAGTGTCTAATAAAAATGAAGAAAAAAATAAAAAGACACCTTCCCAAAAAAATCTTAGTAAAAAATCAACAAAGAAAAAGAGTGAAAAACTTTAGTTAATGTATCCGTAATATACGCCCATCCAATAGGGGAGAAGGAAGAACGTTCCTTCATTTTCGTTTACCCCATCCCTTCCTGAACAACTATTCAGTGTAAATGGGTCATTATCATTACGGAGATGAGGTAATTCTTGAATAGGCAAAGCATACCCATCAATATGCCAACCTCGTACCCGTTCGGGGTGTCGGTCTGCGTCAAACACAACATCAAGCCTTTTCGTATTGTCCATACAATAAGAGATTAAATCTAAGGGGATTCCTTTTAAGGTTTCTAACGCATGCTCTAAAGCAATTTTATTTGGTTCCGTATAACTCATCAACACCATTGGAACTAACCCAGGGACATCTGAATATAAGTCCTTAAAACGATTTTCTTGAACATGTTTTGAAAACTCTTTTGCACATGCAAGATATAGGAAATTCCAGAAAGGCTGTTTCATCCTTCCAGCATGTTGCCATGCATGGTCTACTGCAATTCGCCATAGAAGTAATTTTTCTGGGTCATTTTCATATCTAAAAATTCCAAACCAGCTCATAAGACAAAGATTATTATCCCACGGGACAACATAATCTGGTGGGAAATACATCTTCGATTGCATTGCATTAATATGATAGAAATACTTGTTACATAACTCATTAAATTTTTCATTATAAATCTCATCCCCTGTAATATGATGTGCTACACGGAGAAAGGATAACATCATCATAGAATTTAATCCACGTTGTTCCCAGCCTTTGAGTGAATGTAGCATTTCAGGGTTGAAAAAAGCCCAGCGGGTAGGTTTCCCATCATGGTCTATAAGGCAATAATTGTTTTGAATAAGATGGTCAGTTATTGTTTTAACCACTTCACGAACAGGTTGTTTTTCTTCTTCATTTTCAGCTACAAGGTCGTAATAAATTCCATAAAAGAAGTAGTGTCCTGCTAATTCGTCAGAACTTGTATCACATTTCCACATATATTTCCCATCAGAGGATGTTACAAATCGGGGTACAATCTGTTTCCACAGGGGGTCGGTTATTTGCCTACGTGCATTATATTCTTTTCCCATTAGTTCATTTACAGGTTCACGCCAGTCTATGGGAATAAGGACTCGTGCAGGGAAACCTCTTCCTGTAATGTCAACAAGCCGTTTACATGCAAAGAAACTTCTTTTTGCAATTTCTTTTGATTGTAAGTCTTTTGTAACTGCATAACGAAAGGCATGAACCGCACCGTACATAGATGTATATAGCCCGTCATTATCAGATATTTCCGATTCCCATGTGTCAGTATTATAAGGCTCGAGAAGTCTACATTCGGCAATATAACCGTCACGATTATGACGTTTTTCAACCTGTTGAATAAAATAATCAGATTTCTCTTCTAAGGTCATGATTTTCCGTTCAATTAGAGAGAGTCCATCAGGTGTGGCAAACCACGCATTACCATTGGGTTCAATTGCAATAGAATTGACATGGTCATTTAAGAGCCAGCGATGGCTAAAACGGTAACTGAATTTGTTTTGTTCATACCTTATTGCACCTCGTTTAGTGGCAAACCAAACGATATCATCCTTTTCTCCAGCCACGGCAGAGATAAATTCATTCCATGGGAGTCCCTCTTTCCCTGTAAATAGGCTCCATGAATTGCCATTATATTTTCCAACACCTTCTTTGGCTCCAAACCATAAATTGCCCTGATTGTCATAAACTAACGCATGAACATCCCGAGGTGCCCAACGGCGATTCTCATCTTCAGGTAGTAACCATACCCATTCTGCTTTTGTATTGTCATATTGGTAAATACCTTCTTTTGTTCCTATTGCAAGTTCGTTGTTTTCCCCTATAGCAATAGAATAAATATCAACACCGGGTCCTTTAATTATCTTTTGCTCTGTTTGGGTTATTTCTAAAATATTTTTCCCACAATTTACATATAACTTTGAATTAAAACAGTATAGGTCTGTGATGTTATCATGAGCGGGTAAAGAAATATCACTCCATTTCTTATCATTAAAGTTATACTCATTTACCTGCTTTTCATCAGCGATGTATAATTTATTTTCAGCTGATGAGATATATAACGGCTTAAAAGGAATGTCTTTTAGTTCTTCCCATTTATTATTTTGATATATTTGTATCATGCCAGATTGAGTTAATATAACAATGCCTATGTTAGGCAAATAGAGGACATCCTTTACATTATTTTCTACCAATCCTTCTTTATCTCTGAAAAAGGTCCTTACTTCCTGAACGAAATTCTCATTTCTTTGAGAAATAGAAAAAGTATCGGTAGTGAGTATAGATAGTGAAATAAGAATAGCGATAAAAATAACGTTTTTCATGATATGGCTCCTTATATCTGTTTGTTACCAGTTTATATCCAACTGGTTTCTTTTTGTATCGTAGAACTGAATTGAAAACCCATGATTTCCTTTTTCCTTGACACACTCAATAAAAATATTGTTTTTCCATCGTTTAAGTGTCACCTTAGCTTCAAGAATTTGGACTTCGTTCGAATGGATTGGGTTTTCAATTATTTTAGAATTATTGAGCCATAATTTTATTCGGTTAGTAGTCTTAACCTGAACAATAACCTCCTTATTATCCTCATAATTAAATTCCGCAAAAGCGAACGCAATACCGTTATCTTGTTCGAGGTAAGAAGGATGTAATGGAATTGTAAGAGCTTGATGGAAGTTAAGGAAATGATTATTTTTCTTGTTTGTATACCATGGCTTCCATGTATTCACGCCATATTTGCCGTAAAAAGATTCTGACAAATTTGTATTTTTGAATGAAGGATAATAGGTATCTTCTTCACTTTTGGGTATGGGAAATTCTCCAATAACCAACCATTTACGGAAATATTTATCTCTTTCCGACCTAAACCACTCCACCGAAGATTGTGGAATAGGTAAAGGTTCTTCTGAAGGTATAGCCCTTCTCGAAAAATAAGTTGCCATATTTGTAAAGATATGAGTAGCCAATGGGTCAATGGAAATGTTTTCTAAAATATGCAGATGAGTGAATACAAGTTTTCCAATTCCGTAACGTTGGACCAGTATGTCATTAGCCCAGAAAGGTTCTATTTCATCTTGATGTGGGAAAACAACACAACCACATATATCCTCATCGCCTTTTTCTGCAATGACCTTAGATGAAATTATGTTATTAAAAGGTTTTTTCATAAGACATCGATTAGGTAGGTTTAAAAAGATAGGATGTGGTTTGACATAGTGAAAATGACTGCAATCGGGGTAGTTGTTTAAGTCTATTGTTGTAAATTCTGGACAGTCAGGGAAAATTTCCTTTAGCCTATTCCAATCATCAGGTGGAGAAAAGACAATCCCAATGGCTCCATACCGAACTTGTTCTAACATCATTAGAATCTCTTTATCGGGATAGCCAAAAATAGTATTAGAGATTGGAGGTAGAATATAAATATGAGGGATTTCTCCATTTTGGTCTATCCATTCAGAACAAATTTTTTCATAATAATTTGTAGGATCTATTATTTCAACTGGTATTTTAATAGGTGTAGGTGTAGGTGCTACATAATAGTCAAGTTTTACTTCCGAAACAACGTTATTATCTATTGATAGTTGAGCAACTAATAAATGATTCCCAATATTACTTGACCCTGAAATGTCCCCTTGCCATAAATCTGTGGTGTCTTTTTTAATTTTGATATTCTTTTTTTTCTTCTTCCATAACACTTGATTTGCTGGGCTTAGAATCTGAACAGTTAATCCAACTTGAATTTCGGACTCATCTGCATCAGAATTTATAAAAATTTTATTATCTAAGCGGGGTAATGATATAACAACTGGGGATTCTTCTCCCTGAGTAAGATTTTGTTTTTCCAATGATAAGGAAATACGAAGATTATTATTTAGTGAGGAAAATTTCTGTAGGAGCTCGGTTGAGTTCTTAAATGTGTCTAATAAGGATTCAGCTTCTAAAAATAATGGTCGATTTAAAGTAGAAATACAATGCCCTGCAATTTTCCTATGCTGATAACAAGTATCTATATACGTTTGAATATTTGACAAATAAATCTCTTTGATTTGTTCAAGCAAATTTTCAAAAGAATTTAAAGATAAGTTCAGGTCTCTTTCTTCAAACCCTTGTTTGATTTGTAGATAATATTTTTCGAGTATATTCCCTTTTGCATTTTTATCACATTCATTTTCTGAAATGACGTTATCAATACTCTTTACAGCAAAATGTAATATGTTATCATTACAAACATGCTCTAAAAATAATCGTGTCGCATTATTTGTGTATTGCTGAGGTTTAATGGAAATGTATTTCATTGGAGATAAATCAACTTTATAGGGTGGGCAAAAACAAAACGTATCATTATTTCCCGAATCTTTATGTTGGATGCTAATAAATCTACTACGGTCAATTTTTCTAAAGAAATGGATAAGTGATTTTGGCTCTGGTGTCTCTGATGCATCTTCTATTTGAAACCAAACCAGAGAAGGATGATTTATTTGATTTGTTACAATTTCATCTATTTCACGTTCTACTACTTTTTGCCATTTATGGTGGTTTTGAGAATATTTTAACGAGGGTGTTTCTGAAACTAAAATGCCAATCTCATCACAGAGAGTTAAGACCTTATTAGGTAGAGGTTTGCCATGGGTGAATAGAAAATTATATCCCAATTTCTTAACGATTAATAGATTCTCTCTGATTATTTTTTCTGACAATGAGTCTGTGTTTATATCTTTATAGTTCCAATCAAAGTCTAAGGCTTTTACAAAAAATGGCTTGAAGTTAAAAATGAAATAATTTTGACGAACACTAAAATCCCTCATTCCGAATTTAACCTTGGCTAAATCAGAGTTATTTTCATTTTGGTATTCTACAGTTATGTCATACAAAATCGGTGAATCTGGATCCCATAAGTCAAATTTTTTTAAGGGTATTACAATCTTTGGGAGATGATGTTTAATATCGACGCCTAATTCTGGAATTTTAACTGTGTAAGTACCTCCTTTTTGATTTGTATGGGCATTTATGATTAGCATTTTGCCCATAATATCTGACCTGACACAGACCTTTTGAATATAGAACAAATCTCTTTGCTCTAAATAGACATCCCCCCAAATCCCAGGATAATTCAACCATGAAGAATCATAGATGAATTTATGGTACGTTTCTTCAATTTTTGAAAAAGGAGACAATTTAATAGCAAGAAAATTCTTTCCTGGCTTTATATATTTTGTAATATGTATTTGAAAAGGTGAAAATGCTCCGCCTAAATGTTTACCAATATAATTGTTATTAAGCCACAGAGATGCTGAGAAGTTAACATTACTTAAATAAAGGAAAAGTAGTTTATTATCTGGTATTTCTTGAATTTCAAATTCTCTAAAGTACCATAAGGTTGTTGTTATAGGATTAAATTGAGGTGGGATAGGTTCTATTTGTGGAACTTGGATTTCTATACCGTGTCCCAAAGGTGGGGTATTAAACCATTCTTCTGCCTCACCCTGTTGATTAGGGTCAGGAACAACAGTCCAGATACCATCAAGATTAAATTTTTGTCGATTCGGAAACATCTATTATCCTCAATGATTCTCGAGAGGAATAAGAATTTTACTTTTATTTTTAGTCCCAGTTCAAATTATACTACTATCTCGAGTTAATTATATGAAGAAATGATGAACATGAAAGGAATTGTATGATTGTAGTTATGTTAACTATGATATCAATTATTAATAAAATTGCTACTGATAATTTTCAACTTCCTGAACCTGCAGATATATTTAAAAATTTTACACAAAAAAATTCAAATTACGATGTAATACTTCGCCCTGATAAAGATGAACCTGAGTGGTGGGCTGGTGCTCCATCAGTAGTTCGAGATTCCAATGGTATTTTTTGGCTTGCATGTAGAATGAGAACCGCCGAAGGACAAAGAGGTTTAAGGGGTTATGAGATTAGAATATTAAAAAGTGAAGATGGAATTCATTTCAAGACTGTTAAAAATATTTTGCGTGAACAGGTACCCGTTTCTGGTTTTGAGCGTCCAGCCATTGTGATTGATAAAAAGACAAGCAAATATAAATTATATGCATGTTCGCCTGATGAACATGGGGTATGGTCAATAATTAAGTTTGATGATGCAGATACCCCCGAGGAGTTTAAGCCTGATACAGCAAAAAAGGTAATTCAGCCTCCTGAAAAGAGATTTGAACGAGATATTCAACCTCGAGGATATAAAGACCCTTTTATTTTTATCCATGATAATTTATATCACTGTTATGTAATAGGGTATATCCGAGAAAATGAATGGATATTCCACTTTACAAGTGAGGATGGTGAAACATGGAAACCAATAGGAAATAGTATCGAGCCGATAATGAACTTGAATGGATGGCATAACTTTTTTGTGCGTCCCTCATCTATTTTACCTTTAGGAGTTGGATTCGTGTTTGTTTATGAAGGTTCAAATATGAATTGGTATGACCCTGTTTACAATATAGCAACAGGTTTAGGTTTTACTTTTGACCTTCATAATATAATAGATTTAACGCCAAACTCTCCGTTTTTGGTAAGTTTAACACCTGGGGATAAATTTGCTACATTTAGGTATTCTCATTGGTTATGGGTTAATGATGAGGTGTGGATTTATGCAGAAGTTGTTTGCCCAAATCGTACCCATGAGATAAGGCTATACAGAGTAAAGAGGTAAACATTAGAACGCAAGTTTAAAATATTATCCTGTTTATTTTAAAATATTCTTCCATTATTGTGATGATTACCCACCTACATGAAAGGAATGCGAAAGTGGAAAAAATTGTAAATCTTTGTAAAAGAAGAGGTTTAATTTTTCAGTCCAGTGAGATTTATGGAGGTATCAATGGATTTTGGGATTATGGTCCATTAGGGGTTGAACTGAAAAAGAACTTAAAAGATGATTGGTGGTATGTGTTTGTTCAAACAAGAGAAGACATGCTTGGCTTGGATGCCAGTATTATAATGCACCCAGATACTTGGGTAGCCAGTGGTCATGTTGCTGAGTTTCATGACATGTTGGTTGATTGTAAATCATGCAAGAAACGATTCCGTGCTGACCATATTGAAGGTGACCGTTGTCCAGAATGTGGTGGAGAATTAACAGAACCACGTGCATTTAACAGTATGTTAAGAACACGGATTGGGGTGAGTGATGATACCGCTGTGGATACTTATCTTCGACCTGAGACCTGCCAATCTATTTTTGTGGATTTTAAGCAAATATATAGTACCAGCCGTGTTAAAGTCCCATTTGGTATTGCACAAATAGGTAAAAGCTTTAGAAATGAAGTAAATCCACGAAACTTTATTTTTAGGAGCCGTGAATTTGAACAGATGGAAATTGAATTTTTCTGCAGGGAAGAGGAAGAAGAAAAGTGGTTTGAACGTTGGCAGGAATGGATTTGGCAATGGTATTTGGATATTGGTATTCGAGAGAATAAACTCCGCTGGTATGAACATCCAAAGGAGTCTTTAGCACATTACTCTAAGAGAACAGTTGATATCGAATATGAATTCCCATTTGGATGGGGTGAACTCCAAGGGTTAGCTAATCGTGGCAAATTTGATTTAACACAGCACTCAAACTATTCAAAAAAAGACCTTTCATATTTCGACCCTGAAAAAAATGAGAGATATATTCCCACAGTGATAGAGCCATCAGCTGGTGTGGATAGAACTATATTGGCAGTGTTGTGTGATGCTTACGATGAAGAAATGGTAGAAGGAGAATTACGTATAGTACTTCGACTCCATCCACGTCTGGCTCCTATTAAGGCAGGTATTTTTCCATTAGTTAAAAAACATGGACTGGCTGAAATTGCTACAGACCTTGAGAAAAAATTGCGTAAAAAGTTTATAACATTTTATGATGATTCTGGTGCCATCGGACGAAGATACCGCCGAATGGATGAAGTCGGAACCCCATTCTGTATTACGGTTGATTTTCAGACTAAAGAAGATGGAACCGTAACTATTCGTGAACGTGATGCAATGACACAAGTTCGACTACCTATGGAAGATGTTGCAGGTTTTATAGAAAAACACATTACTCATGAACGCACATAGTTTTTCCCATGGAATTATTTGATACATGTGCTGATAACTATGACCAATTTCGCACAGGAAGTGCTCCTTATCTTTTTACAGTTATATCTCTCTTAAAACGATTTAAAATCAATTCTTTACTCGATTTAGGTTGTGGAACAGGAAACCTTTATTATCAACTCTCTCCGCATTGGAAAGGCAAATATATTGGACTTGATATTTCATTAAAAATGCTGAGAAAGGCACAAGAAAAACGACTTCCTGCAAATTGGGTTCATGCTGATGTACATGATATTCCATGTTCTGACAATTCCTTTGATGCAATTTCAGGAATTTATGTTTTACACCTGTTAGATAGCCTTCCCAAAATGGTATCAGAATGCCGAAGGGTATTAAAACATGGTTGGGTACTTTTCGTTTCTGCTCCTCATCTTTTTATCAAAAATCACCCTTTAAATCAGTTTTTCCCCAGTTTTTCCGAAATAGATATTCAACGTTTTCCGAAAGAGGAGGATATTGTAAACATGCTTATGGAGGCAGGTTTTTATAATATTCATCAAGAATATTATATATCAGTTAGAGATTGGTTATCAGAAGAATATCTGCAAAAAATTAGTTCGAAATTTATTTCAACATTACGACTCATTCCACAAAATGAATTTGAAGAGGGACTTATTAAAATGAAAGAGGAAGTATTAAAAAATAAGTCACCAAAACGTATTCCTTGGGAAAGTGTTTTAATTGTAGGATTTTGTGATTAATAAAAACTTATCTGTTGGTATTTTGGGGTAATAATTCAATTTCAAAAAGGGTATCCCAATATTTACCCGTTATTAAAAGATGGTAGTTGTCATTACGAAATGCTATACCATTTAATACATCTGCGTGAGTGGGGTTTAATAATTGATTTTTTAATCCATATAAATTTATTTTTCCAACCACATTTCCTGTGTCTGGTTGTATAACTACTATAAAATCTTTATACCATACATTAGCACAAATATAGCCCTCAATAAACTCGAGTTCATTTAATTGAGTAATTGGATTCCCTCCTTCCTGAACAAATATCGTTTTTACAACT contains:
- a CDS encoding glycine--tRNA ligase, translated to MITHLHERNAKVEKIVNLCKRRGLIFQSSEIYGGINGFWDYGPLGVELKKNLKDDWWYVFVQTREDMLGLDASIIMHPDTWVASGHVAEFHDMLVDCKSCKKRFRADHIEGDRCPECGGELTEPRAFNSMLRTRIGVSDDTAVDTYLRPETCQSIFVDFKQIYSTSRVKVPFGIAQIGKSFRNEVNPRNFIFRSREFEQMEIEFFCREEEEEKWFERWQEWIWQWYLDIGIRENKLRWYEHPKESLAHYSKRTVDIEYEFPFGWGELQGLANRGKFDLTQHSNYSKKDLSYFDPEKNERYIPTVIEPSAGVDRTILAVLCDAYDEEMVEGELRIVLRLHPRLAPIKAGIFPLVKKHGLAEIATDLEKKLRKKFITFYDDSGAIGRRYRRMDEVGTPFCITVDFQTKEDGTVTIRERDAMTQVRLPMEDVAGFIEKHITHERT
- a CDS encoding glycoside hydrolase family 2 TIM barrel-domain containing protein, with translation MFPNRQKFNLDGIWTVVPDPNQQGEAEEWFNTPPLGHGIEIQVPQIEPIPPQFNPITTTLWYFREFEIQEIPDNKLLFLYLSNVNFSASLWLNNNYIGKHLGGAFSPFQIHITKYIKPGKNFLAIKLSPFSKIEETYHKFIYDSSWLNYPGIWGDVYLEQRDLFYIQKVCVRSDIMGKMLIINAHTNQKGGTYTVKIPELGVDIKHHLPKIVIPLKKFDLWDPDSPILYDITVEYQNENNSDLAKVKFGMRDFSVRQNYFIFNFKPFFVKALDFDWNYKDINTDSLSEKIIRENLLIVKKLGYNFLFTHGKPLPNKVLTLCDEIGILVSETPSLKYSQNHHKWQKVVEREIDEIVTNQINHPSLVWFQIEDASETPEPKSLIHFFRKIDRSRFISIQHKDSGNNDTFCFCPPYKVDLSPMKYISIKPQQYTNNATRLFLEHVCNDNILHFAVKSIDNVISENECDKNAKGNILEKYYLQIKQGFEERDLNLSLNSFENLLEQIKEIYLSNIQTYIDTCYQHRKIAGHCISTLNRPLFLEAESLLDTFKNSTELLQKFSSLNNNLRISLSLEKQNLTQGEESPVVISLPRLDNKIFINSDADESEIQVGLTVQILSPANQVLWKKKKKNIKIKKDTTDLWQGDISGSSNIGNHLLVAQLSIDNNVVSEVKLDYYVAPTPTPIKIPVEIIDPTNYYEKICSEWIDQNGEIPHIYILPPISNTIFGYPDKEILMMLEQVRYGAIGIVFSPPDDWNRLKEIFPDCPEFTTIDLNNYPDCSHFHYVKPHPIFLNLPNRCLMKKPFNNIISSKVIAEKGDEDICGCVVFPHQDEIEPFWANDILVQRYGIGKLVFTHLHILENISIDPLATHIFTNMATYFSRRAIPSEEPLPIPQSSVEWFRSERDKYFRKWLVIGEFPIPKSEEDTYYPSFKNTNLSESFYGKYGVNTWKPWYTNKKNNHFLNFHQALTIPLHPSYLEQDNGIAFAFAEFNYEDNKEVIVQVKTTNRIKLWLNNSKIIENPIHSNEVQILEAKVTLKRWKNNIFIECVKEKGNHGFSIQFYDTKRNQLDINW
- a CDS encoding methyltransferase domain-containing protein, whose amino-acid sequence is MELFDTCADNYDQFRTGSAPYLFTVISLLKRFKINSLLDLGCGTGNLYYQLSPHWKGKYIGLDISLKMLRKAQEKRLPANWVHADVHDIPCSDNSFDAISGIYVLHLLDSLPKMVSECRRVLKHGWVLFVSAPHLFIKNHPLNQFFPSFSEIDIQRFPKEEDIVNMLMEAGFYNIHQEYYISVRDWLSEEYLQKISSKFISTLRLIPQNEFEEGLIKMKEEVLKNKSPKRIPWESVLIVGFCD